From one uncultured Bacteroides sp. genomic stretch:
- a CDS encoding MATE family efflux transporter gives MRNNKIGDMTVGRISPQLIRFAIPMILGNFFQLTYNAADSIIVGRFVGTNALAAVGAASPIMNIVIFIIVGICLGMSVLMSEFFGAADIPKLKREISTSLIAGGVFTIAIVVSGIFLSGPILRLMNTPEVIMNDATRYLQIIFFGLIFTFAYNIYASTLRSMGNSKIPLYFLITSALLNILMDLLFVVVLGMGTKGAAIATVVAEAVSAFLCLFYVWLKIPVLHFRRTDFVFDRSLLRDTVNYSSVAAMQQICLYVGKLLVQGVVNPLGVHAIAAFNAVNRVDDFVFLPEQSIANSATTFIAQNRGAEKYKRIRKGFMAGLKIELIYSLILMFTIFVSARWLTVVFIGKEAEGVVQSGVYYLHAMAFFYFLPALTNIIQGYFRGMGRLKVTLNSTFIQIVGRVLAAFLLAPRFGLFGVALACLAGWLVMLAYELPVFFKAWRNR, from the coding sequence ATGAGAAATAATAAGATAGGTGATATGACTGTGGGGCGCATTTCTCCACAGCTCATTCGTTTTGCCATCCCTATGATATTGGGCAATTTCTTTCAATTGACATATAATGCCGCCGACTCCATTATTGTGGGGCGCTTTGTAGGTACTAATGCGTTGGCGGCAGTGGGTGCGGCGAGCCCCATTATGAATATAGTGATATTTATCATAGTTGGCATCTGTCTGGGCATGTCGGTGTTGATGAGTGAGTTTTTCGGTGCGGCGGATATACCAAAGTTAAAGCGTGAAATATCCACTTCACTCATAGCCGGCGGTGTGTTTACAATCGCTATTGTTGTTTCGGGCATTTTCCTATCCGGCCCCATATTACGGTTAATGAATACTCCGGAAGTGATAATGAACGACGCTACCCGTTACCTGCAAATTATATTCTTCGGGCTCATTTTCACCTTTGCCTACAACATTTATGCTTCCACACTGCGTAGCATGGGTAATTCTAAAATTCCGCTTTACTTTTTAATTACTTCTGCTCTTTTAAATATACTGATGGATTTGCTGTTTGTTGTAGTGTTAGGCATGGGCACCAAAGGTGCGGCCATAGCAACGGTTGTGGCAGAAGCAGTATCGGCTTTTCTTTGCCTCTTCTATGTATGGCTGAAAATACCCGTTCTGCATTTTCGACGTACCGATTTTGTGTTCGATCGTTCTTTGCTGCGAGATACGGTTAACTATAGTTCGGTGGCTGCCATGCAACAGATTTGTCTGTACGTAGGTAAACTGCTGGTACAGGGAGTGGTTAACCCGCTTGGAGTTCATGCTATCGCTGCGTTTAATGCAGTGAATAGAGTAGATGATTTTGTTTTTCTGCCCGAACAAAGCATTGCTAACTCTGCCACTACATTTATAGCCCAAAACAGGGGAGCGGAAAAATATAAGCGTATTCGCAAGGGGTTTATGGCCGGATTGAAGATAGAGCTTATCTATAGCCTGATATTGATGTTCACCATTTTTGTTAGTGCACGTTGGTTAACCGTTGTTTTTATTGGTAAAGAGGCTGAGGGGGTTGTTCAGTCGGGCGTTTATTACTTGCATGCCATGGCCTTTTTTTATTTTCTGCCGGCACTGACCAATATTATTCAAGGCTATTTTCGGGGTATGGGGCGCTTAAAGGTTACGCTCAATTCCACTTTTATACAGATTGTGGGTAGGGTGCTGGCCGCCTTTTTGCTTGCGCCCCGTTTCGGGCTTTTCGGAGTAGCTCTTGCTTGTCTGGCCGGTTGGTTGGTGATGCTGGCTTATGAATTGCCTGTATTTTTTAAAGCATGGCGCAACCGATAG
- a CDS encoding SusC/RagA family TonB-linked outer membrane protein, whose product MQPINTKSRFIKRIFFASLLLLSGHCLYAQTVIHGVVRDAQQLGIPGATVALKTSASTAVLTVSDVDGKFSFNVKQSFPVKVVFNLIGFKTREVEVTNADQPLIVTLQDNVRQLDEVVVTALGISREKKSLGYTTQEVKSKDLANNKETNLLNGLSGKIAGVRITNSQGDMGSSRIVIRGETSIAGNNQPLFIVDGIPVDNSQLNAGGATRDFRNAIADLSSEDIESISILKGPNAAALYGSRAAHGVILITTKTGKGQKGLGISVNSGISFATVATLPEYQNVFGQGSNGEFSYVDGKGGGVNDGVDESWGPKMDGRLIPQFYSNGEAVPFVAHPNNVRDFFRTGVTYDNGISIAGSDTKSDFRLGVNNQTQKGTVPNTEIRKNNISLNTNYQLSKNIKVGATANYIVTDAPNLPGGPSGGRAAGVMLQFLWFGRQVDMNELKNNRYNNWNNSYYNNPYWNTYYNTTSQKRNRLIGDIHLEAKLAPGLDFRFRSGTDYYNDRRKYKIKYGTSGTPYGSYAEDAYTINENNTEAILHYTRNLGNDFSLDALGGFNVRNRTYENNYQKAPRLAVPDLYTLTNSRDALTSSNSYSRLRVYSGFGSAQVGYKGYAYLNFTARNDWSSTLPSSNRSYFYPSVNASIVLSEALNLKSDVLDFLKIRGGWSEVGSDADPYQLATVYDFQTAYEGNPIQTSSKKKLNPDLKPETTRSTELGLELSLWKNRVHLDLGYYNTNTLNQILEIKTSASSGYTSQLLNAGKINNHGIEVQLGLVPVQSGSFKWNVDLNYAKNKSEVKVLDYAGEIENYTIGSSGGVDVLASVGKAYGSLYGTAYLRDDAGNIVVGANGLPKADPQKRILGHYAPDWLGGISNTLTYKNIEFSFLIDTNVGGKIFSGTNRTGNYTGVLAQTLPGRESEDGMIFKGVYADGSPNTTAISAQEYYKASYNISEAYIYSATFVKLREIKLSYNFNGELIRKVGLQGASISAVGRNLFFIYKDAPNIDPETAFNTGNAQGLESLSLPTTRTIGFNLNLKF is encoded by the coding sequence ATGCAACCTATAAATACGAAATCAAGATTTATCAAGCGAATATTTTTCGCTTCTCTTCTTTTATTGTCCGGGCATTGTTTGTACGCGCAGACAGTGATTCACGGTGTGGTGCGCGATGCGCAGCAATTGGGTATACCCGGTGCTACCGTAGCACTCAAAACATCGGCATCAACAGCTGTACTGACCGTTAGTGATGTGGATGGTAAATTTTCATTCAATGTGAAGCAAAGTTTCCCGGTGAAGGTAGTGTTTAATCTCATTGGTTTTAAAACCCGTGAAGTAGAGGTAACAAATGCCGATCAGCCTCTTATAGTAACACTTCAGGATAATGTAAGGCAACTCGATGAAGTGGTGGTTACGGCTTTAGGTATCTCCAGAGAAAAGAAATCATTGGGTTATACCACGCAAGAGGTTAAAAGTAAAGACCTGGCCAATAATAAGGAAACCAACCTGCTCAATGGTCTTTCGGGCAAGATAGCCGGTGTAAGAATCACCAATTCGCAAGGCGATATGGGGTCGTCTCGTATTGTTATCCGCGGTGAAACCTCCATAGCAGGAAACAATCAGCCGCTGTTCATCGTAGATGGCATTCCGGTAGATAATTCTCAACTGAATGCGGGTGGTGCTACGCGCGACTTCAGAAATGCCATCGCCGATCTTAGTTCCGAAGATATTGAGTCCATAAGCATTCTAAAAGGGCCAAATGCAGCTGCGCTCTACGGTTCGCGGGCGGCGCACGGAGTTATACTCATCACTACGAAAACAGGAAAAGGGCAAAAAGGATTGGGAATATCGGTTAATTCAGGTATTAGTTTTGCCACCGTAGCTACATTGCCCGAATATCAGAATGTATTCGGACAGGGTTCCAATGGAGAATTTAGTTATGTAGACGGTAAAGGCGGCGGTGTGAACGATGGAGTAGATGAAAGCTGGGGCCCTAAGATGGATGGTCGCCTTATCCCTCAGTTTTACTCTAACGGCGAAGCTGTTCCGTTTGTGGCTCATCCGAATAATGTGAGAGATTTTTTCAGAACCGGCGTAACTTATGATAATGGAATCTCTATTGCCGGTTCAGATACGAAGTCGGACTTCCGTTTGGGTGTTAATAATCAGACTCAAAAAGGAACGGTGCCTAATACGGAGATTAGAAAGAATAACATCAGTCTGAATACCAATTACCAACTGTCTAAGAATATAAAGGTAGGGGCAACGGCTAACTATATAGTTACGGATGCACCGAACCTGCCGGGTGGTCCTTCGGGCGGACGCGCGGCCGGAGTTATGCTGCAGTTCCTTTGGTTTGGTCGCCAGGTAGATATGAATGAGTTGAAAAACAACCGATATAATAACTGGAACAATAGCTATTACAACAATCCTTATTGGAATACCTATTATAATACCACCAGTCAAAAACGTAACCGTTTGATCGGTGATATTCATCTCGAAGCTAAACTGGCTCCCGGACTCGATTTCCGTTTTCGTTCGGGAACCGATTACTACAATGACCGTAGAAAATACAAAATCAAGTACGGTACCAGTGGCACTCCCTACGGATCGTATGCCGAAGATGCTTATACCATTAATGAGAATAATACGGAAGCTATATTGCACTACACCCGTAATCTGGGCAATGATTTCAGTCTGGATGCATTGGGCGGATTTAATGTACGCAACCGCACCTACGAAAATAATTACCAGAAAGCACCACGGCTTGCTGTTCCCGATTTGTATACGCTCACTAACTCTCGCGATGCGCTGACCTCTTCCAATTCTTATTCCCGATTGAGAGTATATAGTGGTTTTGGTTCCGCACAGGTAGGATATAAAGGGTATGCTTACCTTAACTTTACGGCACGAAACGATTGGTCGTCTACTTTGCCAAGCAGCAACCGTTCGTACTTTTATCCGTCTGTAAACGCCAGTATTGTGCTTTCCGAAGCCCTGAACCTGAAGAGCGATGTGCTCGATTTCCTGAAAATTCGCGGCGGATGGTCTGAAGTAGGTAGTGATGCCGATCCTTATCAGCTGGCTACGGTTTACGACTTTCAAACAGCTTATGAAGGTAATCCCATTCAAACTTCCTCAAAGAAGAAACTAAATCCCGATTTAAAACCCGAGACTACCCGTTCTACGGAATTGGGGTTGGAACTTAGTTTGTGGAAGAACCGGGTACACCTTGATTTGGGCTACTACAACACAAACACCCTCAATCAGATATTGGAAATTAAAACCTCTGCTTCCAGCGGATACACATCGCAATTGCTTAATGCCGGTAAGATTAATAACCACGGCATAGAAGTGCAATTGGGCTTGGTGCCTGTGCAAAGCGGTTCCTTTAAATGGAATGTAGACCTCAATTATGCTAAAAACAAAAGTGAAGTAAAGGTGCTCGACTATGCCGGAGAAATAGAAAATTATACCATCGGTTCGTCGGGTGGGGTAGATGTACTGGCTTCTGTGGGTAAAGCTTATGGTTCGTTATACGGCACGGCTTACCTGCGCGATGACGCCGGAAATATTGTGGTGGGAGCCAACGGCTTGCCGAAAGCCGATCCTCAAAAACGCATTCTGGGGCATTATGCACCCGATTGGTTGGGAGGCATCTCTAACACGCTGACTTATAAAAACATCGAATTTTCTTTTCTTATTGATACCAATGTGGGGGGAAAGATTTTCTCGGGTACCAACAGAACCGGAAACTATACGGGAGTGCTGGCGCAAACGCTGCCGGGGCGTGAGTCCGAAGACGGTATGATCTTTAAAGGTGTATACGCCGATGGCTCGCCTAATACTACGGCAATCAGTGCGCAAGAGTATTATAAAGCCTCTTATAACATTAGCGAAGCCTATATCTATAGTGCTACTTTTGTAAAGTTAAGGGAAATAAAATTATCCTATAATTTCAACGGAGAACTTATTCGTAAGGTAGGATTGCAGGGAGCCAGTATTTCTGCAGTGGGGCGCAATCTCTTCTTTATTTATAAAGATGCACCCAATATTGACCCCGAAACGGCTTTTAATACCGGTAATGCACAGGGACTTGAAAGCTTATCGCTACCTACAACGCGAACGATTGGTTTTAATTTGAATCTCAAATTCTAA
- a CDS encoding TlpA disulfide reductase family protein, whose protein sequence is MKKYSMFLLAALLLPATGNSQNHPLLKQGKWRAEFAAKEGKIPFVFEVNNEGTPEASVVTLINGTERVPLQGITYKQDSVFIPIQDYDTQLSGVLKGDTIEGVFKRLYADNDPGVPFKAVWGAAPRFATQGTAVAGADGKWDVTFVSEKGDEKNVGIFSRQGATLTGSILTNTGDLRFLEGVIDASGFRLSAFAGLSPYLIRAQFIDKDHFEGTFITSRGSQQIKGTRNNEAALADPYRLTQLREGYATLGFKLPDLQNKLVSLSDAKYRNKVVVVSILGSWCPNCLDEMSYLASWYKENKDRGVEIVGLAFERKNDPEYVHKVLSNLVKKHGATYDILFAGKIGDDKKVLPEIDGLKSYPTIIFIDKKGKVRKIHTGFNGPATGLFYEEFKTEFNKLIDDLLKEN, encoded by the coding sequence ATGAAAAAATATTCGATGTTTCTTCTCGCTGCTTTGTTACTTCCGGCTACCGGCAACAGTCAAAACCATCCGCTGCTCAAACAAGGTAAATGGCGTGCCGAGTTTGCGGCCAAAGAGGGCAAGATCCCTTTTGTCTTTGAAGTGAACAACGAAGGTACTCCGGAGGCATCAGTGGTAACACTGATTAATGGAACAGAGCGTGTACCGCTTCAGGGAATTACTTATAAGCAGGATAGTGTGTTCATTCCTATTCAGGATTATGACACGCAGCTAAGCGGTGTGCTGAAAGGCGACACGATTGAAGGAGTCTTTAAGCGACTGTATGCCGATAATGATCCGGGCGTTCCGTTTAAGGCTGTATGGGGTGCTGCACCTCGTTTTGCTACGCAGGGAACGGCAGTGGCCGGTGCCGACGGGAAATGGGATGTAACCTTTGTCAGCGAAAAAGGAGACGAAAAGAATGTGGGTATTTTTAGTCGGCAGGGAGCAACACTCACCGGTTCTATACTAACCAATACGGGCGATCTTCGTTTTCTGGAGGGAGTTATTGATGCATCAGGCTTTCGCCTTTCGGCTTTTGCCGGACTTAGTCCGTACCTTATTCGGGCACAGTTTATCGATAAAGATCATTTTGAAGGAACATTTATCACTTCCAGAGGTAGTCAACAGATAAAGGGTACGCGTAACAATGAGGCTGCCCTGGCCGATCCTTATCGCCTCACACAACTGAGAGAAGGATATGCTACGCTGGGATTCAAATTGCCCGATCTGCAAAATAAATTAGTTTCTCTTTCCGATGCCAAATACCGCAACAAAGTGGTGGTGGTTTCTATCTTGGGCAGTTGGTGTCCCAACTGTCTGGACGAAATGTCTTATCTGGCTTCCTGGTACAAAGAAAATAAAGATCGCGGCGTAGAGATCGTCGGTTTGGCTTTTGAGCGTAAGAATGATCCGGAATATGTGCATAAAGTCCTTTCTAACTTAGTGAAGAAACATGGGGCGACTTACGATATACTTTTTGCCGGAAAGATAGGCGATGATAAAAAAGTATTGCCAGAAATAGATGGTTTAAAGAGTTATCCTACCATCATCTTCATTGATAAGAAAGGGAAAGTACGTAAAATACATACAGGCTTCAACGGGCCTGCTACGGGCCTGTTTTACGAAGAATTCAAAACCGAATTCAATAAGTTGATTGATGATTTGTTGAAGGAGAATTAA
- a CDS encoding fucose isomerase, with protein sequence MTINLITFASLLHKQVSIRSSHEMILSELEKYFTLNFIDYTEIHKLTPDDFSLVFIATGGVEKLVAQSFESLPRPTILLADGMQNSLASALEISSWLRSRGFKSEILHGETISIIRRIDILYSNFCAQRSINGMRIGVIGTSSSWLIASNVDYLLAKRRWGVEYIDIPMERVYEQFEQITDEEVGQACADFAGKALACREASPEDLIKAMRLYRAVKRVCEQEYLTALTLSCFKLIEQTGTTGCLALALLNDEGIIAGCEGDLQAVFTLATIKALTEKTGFMANPSMVNTRTNEIVLAHCTIGTKLTEKYIIRNHFETESAIGIQGILPTGEVTIIKCGGECLDEYYLSSGTLTENTNYINLCRTQIRVKLNTNANYFLKNPLGNHHIVIQGNYEETINEFLQANGCKRIE encoded by the coding sequence ATGACTATAAACCTCATTACATTTGCCTCTCTTCTGCATAAACAGGTATCCATAAGGAGCTCTCACGAAATGATACTAAGCGAACTGGAGAAATATTTCACTCTTAATTTTATTGATTATACAGAGATTCATAAGCTTACCCCGGATGATTTCAGTCTGGTATTTATTGCTACCGGAGGAGTTGAAAAACTTGTTGCCCAATCTTTTGAATCGCTCCCGCGTCCAACTATATTATTGGCAGACGGCATGCAAAATTCTCTGGCTTCGGCTCTCGAAATATCTTCCTGGTTACGTAGCAGAGGTTTCAAAAGTGAAATTCTTCATGGAGAGACGATTTCCATTATACGGCGCATCGACATATTATACAGTAATTTTTGTGCACAACGCAGCATAAACGGCATGCGGATAGGCGTAATAGGGACATCATCATCGTGGCTCATAGCCAGCAATGTAGACTATCTGTTGGCTAAACGTCGGTGGGGAGTGGAGTATATTGATATACCAATGGAACGCGTATACGAACAGTTTGAACAAATAACGGATGAGGAAGTAGGACAAGCCTGTGCCGATTTTGCAGGCAAGGCATTGGCTTGCAGGGAGGCGTCTCCGGAGGATTTGATAAAAGCAATGCGTTTATACCGGGCAGTGAAACGTGTATGCGAACAAGAATATTTAACAGCCCTCACTCTTAGTTGCTTCAAGCTGATAGAGCAGACCGGCACTACGGGATGCCTCGCACTGGCATTACTGAACGACGAAGGTATTATAGCCGGATGTGAAGGTGATTTACAGGCTGTTTTTACTCTTGCAACAATAAAAGCCCTTACAGAAAAAACGGGATTCATGGCCAATCCTTCCATGGTTAACACCCGAACGAACGAGATTGTATTAGCTCATTGTACCATTGGCACTAAACTGACGGAGAAATACATTATCAGGAATCATTTTGAAACAGAAAGTGCCATCGGCATTCAGGGCATCCTGCCCACGGGAGAGGTAACTATTATAAAATGCGGAGGCGAATGTTTAGATGAGTATTACTTATCGTCGGGCACGCTTACCGAAAACACGAACTATATTAATCTTTGTCGCACGCAAATACGAGTAAAACTGAACACGAATGCCAACTATTTTCTTAAAAATCCTCTAGGCAATCATCACATTGTGATACAAGGGAATTACGAAGAAACCATCAATGAATTTTTGCAAGCCAATGGTTGCAAAAGAATAGAATAA
- a CDS encoding ABC transporter permease, with protein MNLALFISRRIYRDTSGGKHVSRPAVLIAMIGIAIGLAVMIISVAVVIGFKSEVRNKVIGFGSHIQISNFDAVRSYETRPVVVNDSMMAALSDYPDVKHVQRYSTKPGMIKTNDAFQGMVLKGVGPEFDTSFFRDYLVEGKIPAFSDSASTNQVLISKSLATKLKLKLGDKIYTYFIQDNVRARRLTIKGIYQTNFSEYDNLFLLTDICMVNRLNGWQPKQVSGVELQVKDYNKLEDTTYKIAADTDKKVDSLGGVYYVRNIEQLNPQIFAWLGLLNLNVWVILILMIGVAGFTMISGLLIIILERTNMIGILKALGADNYTIRKVFLWLSVFLIGKGMFWGNLIGLAFYFIQSQFGLFKLDPETYYVDTVPVSFNIWLFLLINVGTLIISILMLLGPSYLITKINPATSMRYE; from the coding sequence ATGAATCTGGCTTTATTTATATCGAGGCGAATCTATCGCGACACCAGCGGAGGTAAACACGTTTCCCGTCCGGCTGTGCTCATTGCTATGATAGGCATTGCTATCGGCTTGGCCGTAATGATTATATCTGTAGCAGTTGTCATCGGCTTTAAGAGTGAAGTACGCAATAAGGTGATTGGTTTCGGCTCGCACATACAAATCAGTAATTTTGATGCCGTACGTTCTTACGAAACACGGCCGGTTGTGGTCAATGACAGCATGATGGCTGCATTGTCCGATTATCCCGATGTAAAACATGTGCAACGCTATTCTACCAAACCGGGGATGATAAAAACCAATGATGCCTTTCAAGGCATGGTACTCAAGGGAGTAGGGCCGGAGTTTGATACTTCTTTTTTTCGCGATTACTTAGTCGAAGGAAAAATTCCTGCTTTTAGCGATTCGGCATCTACCAATCAGGTGCTTATCTCGAAATCATTGGCTACTAAATTGAAACTAAAGCTGGGAGATAAAATCTATACTTATTTCATACAAGATAATGTACGTGCCCGCAGGCTTACCATTAAAGGTATTTATCAGACTAACTTCTCCGAATATGATAATCTGTTCCTCCTGACGGATATCTGCATGGTAAACCGTCTGAACGGCTGGCAGCCGAAGCAGGTTAGCGGGGTAGAGTTGCAAGTCAAAGATTATAATAAGCTGGAAGATACAACATATAAAATTGCTGCCGATACGGATAAAAAAGTAGATTCTTTGGGTGGAGTGTACTATGTGAGGAATATAGAGCAACTCAATCCTCAAATCTTTGCCTGGCTGGGTTTACTCAATCTCAATGTGTGGGTTATTCTTATCCTGATGATTGGAGTGGCCGGCTTCACCATGATTTCGGGGCTGCTGATTATTATTCTCGAAAGAACAAATATGATCGGCATTCTCAAAGCGCTGGGGGCCGATAACTATACCATTCGGAAAGTTTTTCTCTGGCTTTCGGTTTTTCTTATCGGTAAAGGAATGTTTTGGGGCAACCTTATTGGTCTGGCTTTTTATTTTATTCAGTCCCAGTTCGGTCTTTTTAAACTCGATCCTGAGACTTACTATGTAGATACCGTTCCCGTTTCGTTCAATATCTGGCTTTTCTTGCTCATCAATGTAGGTACACTAATTATATCGATATTGATGTTATTGGGGCCTTCTTATCTTATAACGAAGATAAATCCGGCCACCTCAATGCGTTATGAATAG
- a CDS encoding glycosyltransferase codes for MEALAFNTTELILLSASGILFIIQAIYYFGLYNRIHAHNKAVKKDNVHFTQELPPISVIICAKNESENLRRNLPAILEQDYPEFEVIVINDGSTDESEELLNVLEEKYSHLYHSFTPESSRYISRKKLALTLGIKASKHDWLVFTEANCHPVSNQWLRLMARNFTSRTEVVLGYSGYERGKGWLHKRVAFDSLFTSLSYLSWALAGKPYIGFGRNMAYRKELFFNTKGFSAHLNLQRGDDDLFINQVAKGNNTRVETDANATVKIQLPEYYRDWKEEKVSYTATAKYYKGGQQTLLKMETITRLLFHLVFVATMVLSILSFHWFVAGVALLVWLLRYTIQAIIINRTATEMGDNRHYYFTLPAFDFLLPLQSLKFRLYRLYRGKGDFMRR; via the coding sequence ATGGAAGCATTAGCATTCAATACAACCGAATTGATTCTCTTATCAGCTTCGGGTATCCTATTCATTATTCAGGCGATCTATTACTTCGGTCTTTATAACCGGATACATGCCCATAACAAGGCTGTTAAAAAGGATAACGTACACTTCACTCAAGAACTGCCCCCCATCTCGGTTATTATCTGTGCAAAAAACGAGTCGGAAAATCTGCGAAGGAATTTGCCGGCCATACTCGAACAGGATTATCCCGAATTTGAGGTCATCGTTATTAATGACGGATCGACGGATGAAAGTGAAGAGTTACTGAATGTACTGGAGGAAAAATATTCTCATTTATACCATAGCTTCACACCCGAAAGTTCACGATACATCAGCCGTAAAAAGCTGGCGCTGACTTTGGGCATCAAAGCAAGCAAACATGACTGGCTGGTTTTTACGGAAGCCAACTGCCACCCTGTTAGTAACCAATGGCTGCGCCTGATGGCCCGTAATTTTACTTCTCGAACGGAAGTTGTACTTGGCTACAGCGGCTACGAACGCGGCAAAGGATGGCTACACAAACGGGTGGCTTTTGACTCGCTGTTTACTTCGCTCTCTTACCTGAGCTGGGCACTGGCCGGAAAACCGTATATAGGTTTCGGCCGCAACATGGCATACCGAAAAGAATTATTCTTCAACACTAAAGGATTTTCGGCTCACCTTAATTTGCAACGGGGAGATGATGATCTATTTATTAACCAAGTGGCTAAGGGCAATAATACACGGGTAGAAACCGATGCCAACGCCACAGTGAAAATACAGTTACCGGAGTATTATAGAGATTGGAAAGAAGAAAAAGTAAGTTACACGGCTACTGCCAAATACTATAAAGGAGGACAACAAACTCTGTTGAAAATGGAAACCATAACCCGCTTGCTGTTTCATCTGGTATTTGTGGCGACAATGGTACTGAGTATCCTGAGTTTTCATTGGTTTGTAGCCGGGGTTGCTCTCCTTGTATGGTTGCTTCGCTATACTATTCAGGCGATAATAATAAATAGAACAGCTACCGAGATGGGCGATAACAGACATTATTATTTCACCCTTCCGGCATTCGACTTCTTGTTGCCGCTACAATCCCTCAAGTTTAGGCTTTATCGCCTATACAGAGGCAAAGGTGATTTTATGAGAAGATGA
- a CDS encoding pyridoxal phosphate-dependent aminotransferase, translated as MPTISIRGNEMPASPIRKLSPLADEAKQRGVHVFHLNIGQPDLPTPQAAIDAIRNIDRMVLEYSPSAGYRSYREKLTKYYEKFNINLTADDIIVTTGGSEAVLFAFLSCLNPGDEILVPEPAYANYMAFAISAGAKIRTIATTIEEGFSLPKVEKFEELINERTKGILICNPNNPTGYLYTRREMNQIRDLVKKYDLFLFSDEVYREFIYTGSPYISACHLEGIENNVVLIDSVSKRYSECGIRIGALITKNKEIRDAVMKFCQARLSPPLIGQIAAEASLDAPEEYSREVYDEYVERRKCLIDGLNRIPGVYSPIPMGAFYTVAKLPVDDSDKFCAWCLSDFEYEGQTVFMAPASGFYTTPGSGYNEVRIAYVLKKADLTRALFVLQKALEVYPGRVE; from the coding sequence ATGCCAACTATTTCCATTCGCGGTAATGAGATGCCTGCATCTCCTATCAGAAAACTGTCTCCGCTGGCCGATGAAGCAAAACAGCGCGGGGTACATGTCTTTCACCTGAACATAGGTCAACCCGATTTACCTACTCCTCAGGCCGCGATTGATGCGATACGCAACATAGACCGCATGGTGCTCGAATACAGTCCCAGTGCCGGATACAGAAGCTATCGCGAGAAACTTACCAAGTACTACGAAAAATTTAATATCAATTTAACGGCAGATGACATTATTGTGACTACCGGAGGATCGGAAGCTGTATTATTTGCTTTTCTTTCCTGCCTTAATCCGGGTGACGAAATTCTTGTTCCCGAACCTGCCTATGCCAATTATATGGCTTTTGCCATTTCTGCCGGAGCAAAGATACGCACCATTGCCACTACTATCGAAGAAGGTTTTTCTCTGCCCAAAGTAGAGAAATTTGAAGAGTTGATTAATGAGCGCACAAAGGGGATTCTCATTTGTAATCCTAATAATCCCACGGGATATCTCTATACCCGCCGGGAGATGAATCAGATTCGCGACCTGGTGAAGAAATACGATCTCTTCCTTTTCTCCGATGAAGTTTATCGGGAGTTTATTTATACCGGTTCGCCTTATATTTCGGCCTGCCATCTCGAGGGCATTGAAAATAATGTCGTTTTGATTGATTCGGTTTCTAAACGTTATTCGGAGTGCGGCATTCGCATAGGCGCACTTATTACTAAAAATAAAGAGATACGTGATGCGGTAATGAAATTCTGCCAGGCTCGTTTAAGCCCTCCGCTTATCGGTCAGATTGCTGCCGAGGCTTCATTAGATGCTCCCGAAGAATACTCCAGAGAGGTATATGATGAATACGTGGAACGTCGTAAATGTTTGATAGACGGGTTGAACCGCATTCCCGGAGTTTATTCTCCCATCCCTATGGGCGCATTCTATACGGTTGCCAAACTACCGGTAGATGATTCCGATAAATTTTGTGCCTGGTGTCTATCCGATTTCGAGTATGAGGGGCAAACAGTCTTTATGGCTCCGGCCTCCGGCTTTTACACCACTCCGGGTTCCGGCTATAATGAGGTGCGTATTGCTTATGTGCTGAAAAAGGCAGACCTTACCCGTGCGCTTTTCGTTTTGCAGAAAGCGTTAGAGGTATATCCGGGAAGGGTAGAATGA